The proteins below are encoded in one region of Thermothelomyces thermophilus ATCC 42464 chromosome 1, complete sequence:
- a CDS encoding alcohol dehydrogenase-like protein (Alcohol dehydrogenase-like protein): MASVLSPNAAARHLLRPATRSTPPRLLPSAILHQSGNNSTRNPRISDPQSIAQRLGRRYKSGPYGYTQAKTLVFSRFGEPSDVLRLHTHSISPTLPDGAVLVRALAAPVNPADVNTIQGTYGARPAFSPLLGTPEPSAVPGNEGCFEVVAVGPRVGGGLRKGDWVIPATTGFGTFRTHALVENADRALLRVGGDKGTAGLTAKQVATVSVNPCSAYRMLKDYVDLVDLSVKSFARGDGATGGAWFLQNGANSGVGRAAIQLGRLWGLRSINVVRERATAEETEALKSELRELGATVVVTEAEFLDRSFSARLKEEWTRGDREPVMLGLNCVGGKSASAMIKALSPKGCMVTYGGMSRQSFPFPTGPQIFKRLRFEGFWLSEWAKENPAEKRNTINEILELMREGKFKESPFKEVEWNWDTEEKVLKDAIQGTLEGFKSGKGLFVFGDT, from the coding sequence ATGGCTTCGGTTCTCAGCCCCAACGCCGCAGCGCGGCACCTCCTCCGGCCAGCCACAAGAAGCACGCCCCCCCGTCTACTACCATCCGCCATTCTCCATCAGTCCGGTAACAACAGCACGAGGAACCCGCGCATCAGCGATCCTCAGTCCATCGCGcagcgcctcggccgccgatACAAGTCGGGCCCCTACGGCTACACCCAAGCCAAGACGCTCGTCTTCTCGCGCTTCGGCGAGCCGTCGGACGTGCTGCGGCTGCACACGCACTCCATCTCGCCGACGCTGCCGGACGGCGCCGTCCTGGTGCGCGCCCTGGCCGCCCCCGTCAACCCGGCCGACGTCAACACCATCCAGGGCACGTACGGCGCCCGCCCGGCCTTCTCGCCGCTCCTCGGCACCCCCGAGCCCTCCGCCGTGCCGGGGAACGAGGGCTGCTTCgaggtcgtcgccgtcggcccccgcgtcggcggcggcctcaGGAAGGGCGACTGGGTCATCCCCGCCACCACCGGCTTCGGCACCTTCCGGACGCACGCGCTCGTCGAGAACGCCGACCGCGCCCTCCTCCGCGTCGGCGGCGACAAGGGCACCGCCGGCCTGACCGCCAAGCAGGTCGCCACCGTCAGCGTCAACCCGTGCAGCGCCTACCGCATGCTCAAGGACTACGTCGACCTGGTCGACCTGAGCGTCAAGAGCTTCGcccgcggcgacggcgccacCGGCGGCGCCTGGTTCCTGCAGAACGGCGCCAACAGCGGCGTCGGCCGGGCCGCGATCCAGCTGGGCCGGCTGTGGGGCCTGCGGAGCATCAACGTGGTGCGGGAGCGGGCGACGGCCGAGGAGACGGAGGCGCTCAAGAGCGAGCTGAGAGAGCTCGGGGCGACGGTGGTGGTGACCGAGGCCGAGTTCCTCGACCGGTCCTTCTCCGCCCGCCTCAAGGAGGAGTGGACGCGCGGCGACAGGGAGCCCGTCATGCTGGGGCTCAACTGCGTCGGCGGCAAGTCGGCGTCGGCCATGATCAAGGCGCTCAGCCCCAAGGGCTGCATGGTCACGTACGGCGGCATGTCGAGGCAGAGCTTCCCCTTCCCGACCGGCCCGCAGATCTTCAAGCGGCTGCGGTTCGAGGGCTTCTGGCTGAGCGAGTGGGCCAAGGAGAACCCGGCCGAGAAGCGCAACACCATCAACGAGATCCTCGAGCTCATGCGGGAGGGCAAGTTCAAGGAGTCTCCCTTCAAGGAAGTCGAGTGGAACTGGGACACTGAGGAGAAGGTCCTCAAGGACGCCATCCAAGGGACCCTGGAGGGCTTCAAGAGCGGGAAGGGCCTGTTCGTCTTCGGCGACACATAG